The genomic stretch AGCCGGGTGCCACCCGCCACGGGACGGAGCACGAAGGCCCACACCCACAGTCCGTCGACGGACCGGAAGATCAGCGTCCGGTTCTCGTCGCACGTCTCCACCCGCATGGGCGGGGCGTCCTTGCCCAGGGGCAGCTCGTCACCGACGGCCAGATGCTGCAGCTCCGGCACGATCTCGTCGGCGCTGTGCATATTCAGTCCGAAAAGGTTCTCGATCCAGTCGTACGTGTACGCCCCGCCCCGGCCGCTGCCCATCTGGATCAGCCACGGCCACACCGCCGAAGGTGGAGCGGCGATCGTGACGGCCCGTGTGGACACCAGGTCGGCGTCCGGCAGCAGGTCGTCGCCCGGAAGTTCCTCGGCGATCTCGTCCGTGGTGGCGCCCCAGGTCAGATACCAGCGGCGAGCAGGGGCAGAGACAGCAGCCGCCACCAGGCCCGCGGCGGCGACCAGCGTCCAGGTTTTCATCCCGACACCATCACCTTCAGGGCGCCCGAGTGGATCGGGTCGGCGAAGACGTCGTACGCGTCCATGAACTCACCGAAACCGAAGTGGTGCGTGATCATGTGGCCCAGGTCGAGCTGACCGGCGGCCACCATGTCGAGCAGGCGCGGCGTCGAGTACGTGTCGACCAAGCCGGTCGTGATGGTCACGTTGCGGATCCACAGGTCTTCCAGGTGCAGCGTGGCCGGCTTGCCGTGCACGCCGATGTTCGCCACCCGGCCGCCGGGCCGCACCAGGGTCGTGCACAGTTCGAACGTGGACGGCGTGCCAACCGCCTCCATGACGACATCGGCGCCCAGTCCACCGGTCATTGCCCGTACGGTCTCAAGGGGGTCCTGACTGCCGGCGAGCACCGTGATGTCGGCGCCGAACATCTTCGCGGCCTGCAGACGGCTCTGAGCCTTGTCGATCACGACGATGTGCGCGGGCGAGAAGAGCCGAGCCGTGATCACGGCAGCCAGACCGATCGGGCCGGCCCCCACGATCACCACGGTGTCACCGGGCCGGACGCCGCCGTTGAGCACCCCGACCTCGTACGAGGTGGGGAGGATGTCGGCCAGCAGCACCGCCGCCTCGTTGGTCACCTGCTCCGGCAACTTGTACGTGGACAGGTCCGCGAACGGAATCCGGGCCAGCTCCGACTGCACCCCGTCGACGAGGTGGCCGAGAATCCAGCCGCCACCGTTGCGGCACTGTCCGTAGGCGCCCTGGCGGCAATAGGAGCAGATGCCGCACGCGGAAATGCATGAAGCCAGAACGCTGTCCCCCACCGCGAGCCCCGAAACCCCGTCGCCGATCTCGACGACCGTTCCCACGGCCTCGTGGCCGAGCACTCGTCCGGGTTCGACCTCGGGCACGTCACCGCCGAGGATGTGCAGGTCGGTGCCGCAGATGGTGACCGCGTCGACCCGGATGATCGCGTCACGTGGGTCCTGGATGATCGGGTCGGGAATCTCGGTCCACGAGCGCACTCCCGGACCGCCGTAAACAAGTCCTTTCATGACCATCTCCTTTCCTTCCCTCCACGGTCGGCCCGGCGGGACACAGCGGGTAGGGACCTCCGGCCCTACAGTGCGGGTCCTCGGCAGGGCTACCAACGAGGAGAGAGGAAAGGGGTGCGTTCCGGATGACCAGATATGTGTACGACTTCGTGGAGGGGAACAAGGACCTCAAGGATCTGCTCGGTGGCAAGGGCGCCAACCTGGCCGAGATGACCCGGATGGGTCTGCCCGTGCCGCCCGGCTTCACGGTGACGACGGAAGCGTGCCGCGAGTACTTGCACACCGGCTCGATGCCGAGCGGCCTGCTCGGCGAGGTCGAGCATCATCTGCGGATGGTCGAGAACCAGCTGGGCAAGGCGTTCGGCGACGGGGAGGACCCGCTGCTGCTGTCGGTGCGCTCGGGCGCGAAGTTCTCGATGCCGGGCATGATGGAGACGATTCTCGACATCGGGCTGAACGACGTCAGCGTGACTGGTCTGGCCCGGCGCAGCGAGAACGAGCGGTTCGCCTGGGACTCCTACCGCCGTTTGATCCAGATGTTCGGCAAGACGGTGTTCGACGTGCCGGGCGAGGAGTTCGAAACCGAGCTCGCGCACGCCCGCGACGCCGCCGGTGTTCGTAGCGACGCGGAGCTCGACGCCGGGCAGTTGCAGGATCTCGTCAACGCCTACAAGAAGGTCTTCCACGCCGCCACCGGACGCGACTTCCCGCAGTCACCTCACGAGCAGCTCTTCCTGGCCATCGGCGCGGTGTTCCGGTCGTGGAACGCCGAACGGGCCCGGATCTACCGGCGCAAGGAACGCATCCCGCAGGATCTGGGAACCGCGGTCAACGTCATGGCCATGGTTTTCGGCAACCGTGGCGCCCGCTCCGGCACCGGCGTCGCTTTCACGCGTGACCCGGCGACCGGCCGGCGCGGTGTCTATGGTGACTATCTGCAGAACGCGCAGGGCGAGGACGTCGTGGCCGGCATCCGCAACACCGTCGGTCTGGCCGATCTCGAGGCTCTCGACCCGGGTAGTTACCGGGAGCTGCTGTCGATCATGCAGCGGCTCGAGCAGCGTTACCGCGATCTGTGCGACATCGAGTTCACGATCGAGAACGGCAAGCTGTGGATGCTGCAGACGCGGGTCGGCAAGCGCACCCCCGCCGCGGCCTTCGTCATCGCGGCCCAGCTGGTCGACGAGGGCACCATCACGTTGGACGAGGCGCTGCAGCGGGTCTCCGGTGAGCAGCTGGCTCAGCTGATGTTCCCCAGCTTCGACGAGTCCGCCGCTCCCGAGCCGCTGACCACCGGCGTGGCCGCTTCCCCGGGCGCGGCCGTGGGCGCCATCGTCTTCGACAACGCCGAAGCAGCCGCCGCGACAGGCCCCGTCATCCTGGTGCGCCGTGAGACCAACCCCGACGACCTGCCCGGCATGATCGCCGCTCAGGGCATCCTGACCAGTCGCGGCGGCAAGACGTCGCATGCGGCGGTCGTCGCCCGCGGCATGGGCAAGACCTGCGTCTGCGGCGCCGAGGAGGTGCTCGTCGGCGACAACACGCTCAGCGTGAACGGCACGACCTTGCGGGCCGGCGACATCATCTCGATCGACGGCACGACCGGCCGTGTCTACGCCGGATCGGTGCCGGTGAGCCCGTCCAAGGTCGTCCGGTACTTCGAGGGCGAGCTGACCGCGCACGGCGACCCGCTGCTGGCCGCGGTCGAACGCCTGATGATCCATGCCGATCACGTCGCGACACTCGGGGTGCACGCCAACGCCGACACCGGCGCCGACGCCGCCCGGGCCCGTCGTTTCGGCGCCACCGGCGTGGGGCTCTGCCGCACCGAGCACATGTTCCTCGGCGACCGGCGCGTCCTGGTCGAGCGGCTGATCCTGGCCGGGAACGCGGCGGAACGCGACGAGGCGCTCGCCGCCCTGCTGCCGCTGCAGCGGGCCGACTTCGAGGAGTTGTTCGCCGCGATGGACGGCCTGCCGGTGACGATCCGCCTGATCGACCCGCCGCTGCACGAGTTCCTGCCCCCGCTCGAGGAATTGACCGCCCGCGTCGCGAGGGCCGAGGCGCTCGGCAAGGACCCCGGTCACGACGGCGCCTTGCTGAGCGCCGTCCGCCGCATGCACGAGGCCAACCCGATGCTCGGTCTGCGGGGAGTGCGCCTCGGGCTGGTCATCCCCGGGCTGTTCGCCATGCAGGTCCGGGCCATCGCGCAGGCAGCCGCGGCCCGTGTCGCCGCCGGCGGTGATCCCCGGCCCGAGATCATGGTGCCGCTGGTCGGCGCCGTTCAGGAGCTGGAGGCCGTACGTGCGGAGGCCGAGACCGTCCTGGCAAGCGTGCCCGGCGCGCCGCCCATCCGGATCGGCACGATGATCGAGGTCCCCCGAGCTGCGCTGACCGCCGGCCAGATCGCCGGAGCGGCCGAGTTCTTCTCGTTCGGCACCAACGATCTCACTCAGATGACCTGGGGTTTCTCCCGCGACGACGTGGAAAGCGCGTTCTTCGGCCGCTACTTCGACCTGGGCGTGTTCGGAGTCTCCCCGTTCGAGACGATCGACATCGAGGGCGCCGGCGAGCTGGTCCGCATCGCCGTCACCCGCGGCCGGGCCGCTCGGCCGGACCTGACCGTCGGGGTCTGCGGCGAGCACGGCGGCGATCCCGCCTCGGTGCGCTTCTTCCACGACGCCGGCCTCGACTACGTGTCCTGCTCGCCGTTCCGGGTCCCTGTCGCCCGGCTGGAAGCGGGTCGGGCAAACGTCTCCGCTTCTCACTCCGACAGCAGATGAGGAACCGTCATGAGTACGACGTTGGAGGCCCGGCCCGTCGCCGTCCCCGTGTCCGGTGACGTCACGGTCGTTCCCGTCCTGGACGGTGAACGGCCGGTCGGCGCCTGGATCGCCGGGTCCGGCACAGCGACCTTCCGGCCTGTCATCGACATCAATCAACTCGTCGGCACCGTGCTCGGCGGGGCGGCGGTGATCGCCATCGCGCTGGCCGTTGCCGCCGGCCGGCGTCGCTCGGCCGTGGGTGCGGTGACGATGGGACCAGGGGGCTGGGTCAGCATCAAGGGGGCGCCACGTCCGCCTCTGCGGACGTCCACGCCACGGCCGCTGTGGGCCCGTTTGATCGGCGCCCACCCGGCCGGCCTCGACAAACCGTGCCGGCGTCGCTGAGACGCTTCAGTGGGGGTGCTCGCCCAGGAGTCTGGTGGCGAGCACCGCCGCTTGGGTGCGCCGCTCGAGTCCCAGCTTCGTGAGCATGCTGGAGACGTAGTTCTTCACCGTCTTCTCGGCCAGGAACATCCGGGCGGCGATCTCGCGGTTGGTCAGGCCCTCGGCGACGTACTCGAGGATGCGGCGTTCCTGCTCCGTGAGCGCGGCCAGCTCGCGCGGCTGTTCCACGCCGTTGCGGATGCGCTCGAGCACCCGTGCCGTCACCGCGGGGTCCAGCAGCGACTGTCCGGCTGCCACCCGCTTGACCGCGTCGAGCAGGTCGGTGCCGCGAATCTGCTTCAGCACGTAACCCGACGCGCCGGCCATGATCGCGGCAAACAGCGCCTCGTCGTCCTCGTACGAGGTCAGGATCAGCCCCTTGATCGACGAGTCGACCGCCCGCACATCGCGGCACACGTCGATGCCGTTGCCGTCGGGCAGGCGCGCGTCGAGGATCGCGACGTCGGGCCGCAGCGCGGGGATGCGCCGGGCCGCCTCCTGAGCGGAGCCGGACTCGCCGACCACCTCGATCTCGCCGCCGGACTGGAGCAGGTCGACAAGGCCGCGGCGCACCACCTCGTGGTCGTCGAGCAGAAAGACCCGAATCATCCTTCGTTCCTATCTCCGCCGAAGCCGTGCGCCCAGGGCCGAAGGGCCCGGCCGCTGTGCCATTGCTCGCCTGCATCGTAGGCCCTCCGGCCTGTTGCTGCGGGACCTCGCGCTCTGCCGCGCCGCCGCAGAGCGATCGACTCTTGGGAGAGGCGGACGGCTCTGGGAGATGACATGGACCACATGGGGACGGCTCCAGCGGGGACGACGGTTGACGCTCTCACCTCGGACGGCGGAATTGTCGCGATTCGGCCCGTCCGGCCCGGCGACCGTAATGGACTGGCCGCGATGTTCCGGCACGCGAGCGCGGACAGCCTGCGGCTGCGGTTCTTCGCGGCGCCGAGCGAGACGTCCCTCGACGCCGAGGTCGAGCGCCTCTGCCGGCCGGAAACCACCCGGCATCTGACGATGCTGGCCGTCGAGGGGGACGATCTCGTCGGCGTGGCCTCGTGCGAAAGCGGTGACGAGGCGAGTGAAAGGGCCGAATTCTCCCTGTTCGTCGCCGATCAGCACCATGGCCGCGGCATCGGCACCCTGCTGCTCGAGCACCTCGCCGCCCGTGCCCGGCGTGCCGGCATTCAGGAGCTGACCGGGGAGATCCTTCCGGCGAATCGGGACATGTTGCGCGTGGCGCATGACCTGAGCGTTCCGACGTGGACAAGGTTCGACGACGGCATTTTCGACATAGGCCTCGACACGGGCGCCGACGAACGGGCTTACACCGCCCTGGACCGCCGTGACCGTGTCTCGGAACGGGCCTCGCTGCGGGCGCTGCTGTCGCCGGCCTCGATCGCCGTTGTGGGTGCGGGCCACCGGCCTGGCGGTGTCGGGCACGAAACGGCATGTGCGCTGCGCGAGTACGGCTTCGGCGGCCCCCTCTACGTCGTCAACCGGAGTGGCGCCCAGGTCGCCGGCCTCGCCGCGCGCCGACGGGTCGCCGATCTGCCGGCGCCCATCGACCTGCTGGTCGTGGCGGTGCCCGCCGATGACGTGGCCGGTGTGCTCGAGCAGGGCGCACAGATCGGGGTACGCGCGGCGGTCGTGCTCAGCGCCGGGTTCGGCGAGGCGGGCGAGGAGGGCCGGCAGCTTCAGCATGACCTGGTGCGGCTCGCCCGCCGCCACGGCATTCGCCTGGTGGGACCGAACTGCCTCGGCATCGTCAACACCGACCCGCGGGTACGGATGAATGCCAGCTTCGCGCCGTCCGTGCCGGCCTCCGGTGGGCTGGCGGTCGCGGCCCAGTCCGGCGCGGTCGGCGTTGCTCTGCTCGATGACGCCACCCGCGCCGGCTACGGCATCTCCAGCTTTGTCTCGCTGGGCAACAAGGCTGACGTCAGCGGCAACGACCTGATCGCGTACTGGTACGACGACCCGGCGACCCAGGCGATCGCCTTGTACCTGGAGTCGTTCGGCAACCCCCGCAAGTTCGCCCGGACCGTCCGGGCGCTGGGCCGCCGCAAGCCTGTGCTGGCCCTCAAGAGCGGGCGCTCGGCCTCCGGGCGCCGCGCGGGGGCGTCCCATACCGCAGCCGCCGCCGCGCCCGACGCCACCGTCGATGCCTTGTTCGCGCAGGCCGGCGTGATCCGGCCGGAGGACCTCGGGGAGATGACCGACGCCGCACGCATGCTCACCGGCCAGCCACTGCCCGCCGGGGAGCGGCTCGTTGTCGTCGGCAACGCGGGTGGCCTCAACGTCCTCGCGTCCGACGCGGCTGAGGCCGCCGGTCTCACGGTCCCGGCGCTGAGCGCGAGGCTGCGTGAGCGTCTGCAAGCGGTCACCAAGGGCGCCGCGTCCACCGACAACCCGATCGATCTCGGCGCCGGAGCCCCGGCCGCCGCCTTCGCCGCGGCCGCCGAGGCGGTGGCCGGCAGCGGTGAGGCGGACATGCTGCTGCTGGTCGTGATCGGCACCCGATCCAACGACCCGGCCGGGATCGTGCGGGCCCTCGGTGAGGTCGTCGACCGTTATCCGGCTCTGACCGCTGCCGCCGTCGTGGTCGGAGCCGGCGAACTCGCTGACCGGCTGGGAAAGCGCGGCGCTCCGGTTTACGGACTGCCCGAACGAGCCGTGCGTGCGTTGTCGGCCGCTTCCAGGTATGCCGCGTGGCGCCGGGAGCCGCTGGGAGCGCGGCCCCGCCTGACGGGTGTGCGGGAAACTCGGGCGCGTGCCGCGGTCGGCGAGGGGCTGACGGCTGGAGCAGGGTGGCAGCCGTTCGAGCGCACGGCCGCGATCCTGACCGCGTACGGGATCGCTCTGGAGCCGGCGGCAACGGCGATGACCGCCGAGGAGGCGACGGAAGCAGCGGAACGGATCGGTTGTCCCGTGGTGGTGAAGTCCGCCGACCCCGACCTGGTGCACAAGACCGACGTGGGTGGGGTGCGTGTCGGCCTCACCGGCCCGGACGAGGTCCGGGGGGCTTTCGACCAGGTGGCGGCGGTGGGCCGTCCCGGCTCCGGCGTGCTCGTGCAGAAGCAGATCACCGAGCCGGTGGAACTGGTCGCCGGAGTGGCGCACGACCCGTTGTTCGGCTCCGTGGTCCTCCTCGGGCTCGGTGGTGTCCACACCGACATCCTGGGCGACACCGCGTTGCGCCTGGTGCCCATGACCGACCTCGACGCCGGCCGGATGTGGCGCGGCCTGCGTGGCGCGCCCCTGCTCACCGGTTACCGCGGGTCCGCCGCCGTCGACACCGCGGCGCTCGAGGAGTTCCTGCTACGGGTCGGCCGTCTGGCCGAGGACTTCCCCGAGATCGCCGAGCTTGACCTCAATCCGGTTCTCGCCGGACCCGGCGGTGTGGTCGCGGTGGACGCCAAGCTGCGCCTTGCCCCGATCGGCGCCGAACCGGACTCCGCCCTGCGCGTTCTGCGTGCAGCCGACGCCTGAAGGAGGCCGTCATGTCCACAGAGAAAATCGTCGTCGGCTACGACCGTTCGCCGCAGGCGCGCAAAGCCGCGGCCTGGGCGCTTGACGAGGCAACCCGCACCGGCGCGGTCGTCGAGTTCTTCCACGCCTACGAATGGCCGCACTGGGCGCCGGCCGTGTCGATGGTGCCGCCGGTCGCCGTCCTGCCCGCGGAACAGATCCGGCGCGACATGGACAACTCACTTCGTGACGCAGTCGCCTCCGCCGCCAGGACACACCCCGGCGTGACCACGACAACCAGCGTCGCGGATGCGGGCGCCGCGCTCACCCTGATCGACCGTTCCCGGCACGCGCAACTCATTGTGCTGGGCAACCACGGGTACAGCGCCGTCGCGGGGCTCTTGGGCTCGGTCAGCGTCGCGGTCAGCGCGCACGCCTACTGCCCGGTCGTCATCGTCCGGGGCGACGCAGCACGGCAAGGTCCCGTAGTGGCCAGCATTGACGATTCACCGTCCTCACACGCCGTGCTGGGCTTCGCGTTCGAGAAGGCCGCGACAGGGGGCACGCCGCTGGTGGTGATCCGGGCATGGCCGCCGACCGCTGGGGTACGGGACGATCCGCTGTTCGCCGAGGGGAAGGTGCCGATCGGCATCCGCCACCCGTTCGACGAACTCATCAGAGGCTGGCACGCGAAGTATCCGCAGGTCGACGTGACGGCACAAGCCGTGCTGGAGCACCCGGCGGCAACGCTCACCGAGGCCAGTACGACCGGCCGGCTGCTTGTCATCGGCACGCACGGCCGCGGTGTGCTGCGTGGCCTGCTGCTCGGCTCGGTGAGCCAGCATCTGCTGCGGCATGCCTCCTGCCCGGTGGCTGTCGTGCGTGAGACGGCGAGGTGACCAGACATGAACACATTGATCAAGCGCTGGGTACTGGCCGGGATCGACGGCGCCGACCCGGGTGGTCATGCCGTCGACTGGGCGGCACGCGAGGCCTGGCGCCGCCGCCTGCCGCTGCGGATCGTGCACGTGCTCGAGTGGCGGCCGGTGGAGACCGGCGAGGCCGGCAAGACCTATGTCGAGATGGCCTGGACACGGGCGAACGCCCTGACCGGCGAAGCCTCACGCCGAGCCGGTGAGATCGCACCCGGCATCGAGGTACGGGCGGAAACGGTGCTCGGTGAGCCGGCAGGCCGCCTGCTCGA from Paractinoplanes brasiliensis encodes the following:
- a CDS encoding SRPBCC family protein: MKTWTLVAAAGLVAAAVSAPARRWYLTWGATTDEIAEELPGDDLLPDADLVSTRAVTIAAPPSAVWPWLIQMGSGRGGAYTYDWIENLFGLNMHSADEIVPELQHLAVGDELPLGKDAPPMRVETCDENRTLIFRSVDGLWVWAFVLRPVAGGTRLISRNRVMPPAAGFVGTFIYNAVMAPGSLVMERRMLIGIKMRAERLGRTAETEGPSALTAEGLSS
- a CDS encoding zinc-dependent alcohol dehydrogenase family protein — encoded protein: MKGLVYGGPGVRSWTEIPDPIIQDPRDAIIRVDAVTICGTDLHILGGDVPEVEPGRVLGHEAVGTVVEIGDGVSGLAVGDSVLASCISACGICSYCRQGAYGQCRNGGGWILGHLVDGVQSELARIPFADLSTYKLPEQVTNEAAVLLADILPTSYEVGVLNGGVRPGDTVVIVGAGPIGLAAVITARLFSPAHIVVIDKAQSRLQAAKMFGADITVLAGSQDPLETVRAMTGGLGADVVMEAVGTPSTFELCTTLVRPGGRVANIGVHGKPATLHLEDLWIRNVTITTGLVDTYSTPRLLDMVAAGQLDLGHMITHHFGFGEFMDAYDVFADPIHSGALKVMVSG
- the ppdK gene encoding pyruvate, phosphate dikinase yields the protein MTRYVYDFVEGNKDLKDLLGGKGANLAEMTRMGLPVPPGFTVTTEACREYLHTGSMPSGLLGEVEHHLRMVENQLGKAFGDGEDPLLLSVRSGAKFSMPGMMETILDIGLNDVSVTGLARRSENERFAWDSYRRLIQMFGKTVFDVPGEEFETELAHARDAAGVRSDAELDAGQLQDLVNAYKKVFHAATGRDFPQSPHEQLFLAIGAVFRSWNAERARIYRRKERIPQDLGTAVNVMAMVFGNRGARSGTGVAFTRDPATGRRGVYGDYLQNAQGEDVVAGIRNTVGLADLEALDPGSYRELLSIMQRLEQRYRDLCDIEFTIENGKLWMLQTRVGKRTPAAAFVIAAQLVDEGTITLDEALQRVSGEQLAQLMFPSFDESAAPEPLTTGVAASPGAAVGAIVFDNAEAAAATGPVILVRRETNPDDLPGMIAAQGILTSRGGKTSHAAVVARGMGKTCVCGAEEVLVGDNTLSVNGTTLRAGDIISIDGTTGRVYAGSVPVSPSKVVRYFEGELTAHGDPLLAAVERLMIHADHVATLGVHANADTGADAARARRFGATGVGLCRTEHMFLGDRRVLVERLILAGNAAERDEALAALLPLQRADFEELFAAMDGLPVTIRLIDPPLHEFLPPLEELTARVARAEALGKDPGHDGALLSAVRRMHEANPMLGLRGVRLGLVIPGLFAMQVRAIAQAAAARVAAGGDPRPEIMVPLVGAVQELEAVRAEAETVLASVPGAPPIRIGTMIEVPRAALTAGQIAGAAEFFSFGTNDLTQMTWGFSRDDVESAFFGRYFDLGVFGVSPFETIDIEGAGELVRIAVTRGRAARPDLTVGVCGEHGGDPASVRFFHDAGLDYVSCSPFRVPVARLEAGRANVSASHSDSR
- a CDS encoding response regulator; amino-acid sequence: MIRVFLLDDHEVVRRGLVDLLQSGGEIEVVGESGSAQEAARRIPALRPDVAILDARLPDGNGIDVCRDVRAVDSSIKGLILTSYEDDEALFAAIMAGASGYVLKQIRGTDLLDAVKRVAAGQSLLDPAVTARVLERIRNGVEQPRELAALTEQERRILEYVAEGLTNREIAARMFLAEKTVKNYVSSMLTKLGLERRTQAAVLATRLLGEHPH
- a CDS encoding bifunctional acetate--CoA ligase family protein/GNAT family N-acetyltransferase; the encoded protein is MGTAPAGTTVDALTSDGGIVAIRPVRPGDRNGLAAMFRHASADSLRLRFFAAPSETSLDAEVERLCRPETTRHLTMLAVEGDDLVGVASCESGDEASERAEFSLFVADQHHGRGIGTLLLEHLAARARRAGIQELTGEILPANRDMLRVAHDLSVPTWTRFDDGIFDIGLDTGADERAYTALDRRDRVSERASLRALLSPASIAVVGAGHRPGGVGHETACALREYGFGGPLYVVNRSGAQVAGLAARRRVADLPAPIDLLVVAVPADDVAGVLEQGAQIGVRAAVVLSAGFGEAGEEGRQLQHDLVRLARRHGIRLVGPNCLGIVNTDPRVRMNASFAPSVPASGGLAVAAQSGAVGVALLDDATRAGYGISSFVSLGNKADVSGNDLIAYWYDDPATQAIALYLESFGNPRKFARTVRALGRRKPVLALKSGRSASGRRAGASHTAAAAAPDATVDALFAQAGVIRPEDLGEMTDAARMLTGQPLPAGERLVVVGNAGGLNVLASDAAEAAGLTVPALSARLRERLQAVTKGAASTDNPIDLGAGAPAAAFAAAAEAVAGSGEADMLLLVVIGTRSNDPAGIVRALGEVVDRYPALTAAAVVVGAGELADRLGKRGAPVYGLPERAVRALSAASRYAAWRREPLGARPRLTGVRETRARAAVGEGLTAGAGWQPFERTAAILTAYGIALEPAATAMTAEEATEAAERIGCPVVVKSADPDLVHKTDVGGVRVGLTGPDEVRGAFDQVAAVGRPGSGVLVQKQITEPVELVAGVAHDPLFGSVVLLGLGGVHTDILGDTALRLVPMTDLDAGRMWRGLRGAPLLTGYRGSAAVDTAALEEFLLRVGRLAEDFPEIAELDLNPVLAGPGGVVAVDAKLRLAPIGAEPDSALRVLRAADA
- a CDS encoding universal stress protein translates to MSTEKIVVGYDRSPQARKAAAWALDEATRTGAVVEFFHAYEWPHWAPAVSMVPPVAVLPAEQIRRDMDNSLRDAVASAARTHPGVTTTTSVADAGAALTLIDRSRHAQLIVLGNHGYSAVAGLLGSVSVAVSAHAYCPVVIVRGDAARQGPVVASIDDSPSSHAVLGFAFEKAATGGTPLVVIRAWPPTAGVRDDPLFAEGKVPIGIRHPFDELIRGWHAKYPQVDVTAQAVLEHPAATLTEASTTGRLLVIGTHGRGVLRGLLLGSVSQHLLRHASCPVAVVRETAR